From a region of the Euwallacea similis isolate ESF13 chromosome 19, ESF131.1, whole genome shotgun sequence genome:
- the LOC136415072 gene encoding acyl-CoA Delta-9 desaturase-like: MTARTLVDFTHEKGKDKIEDSANHIIGAKHDNNNSVNETKNKETFKMEIVWKNVILFATMHVVYVYGILLLLRGQCTIGTFIFNYLYGIYGGLSVTIGAHRLWAHRAYSATLPFRIFLMIGHTIAIQNDLYIWTRDHRVHHKFTDLNADPHNSKRGFFFSHMGWLMLKKHPDVMEKGKLVDMSDLLQDPVVRFQRKYYIPLVFILSIALPIFVTHYFFEQTIWTSILAVNFRLLTSLHITWLVNSGAHMWGMKPYDKSINPTDHKTIAWMTMGEGWHNYHHVFPWDYKAAELGNYKYNFSTFLLDCAGKLGLAYNFKTASDEMIKKRVLRTGDPLLWSTLSKDSELKFETDMKAHHREEQIWGWGDKDMKKDEIMEVKRSCKQKVSPST; encoded by the exons ATGACTGCCAGGACCTTAGTTGATTTTACCCATGAAAAAGGGAAGGATAAGATTGAGGATTCTGCAAATCACATTATCGGCGCAAAGCACGATAATAACAATTCAGTTAATGAGACGAAGAACAAGGAAACGTTTAAAATGGAGATAGTATGGAAAAACGTGATTTTATTTGCAACAATGCATGTGGTCTACGTGTATGGAATTCTTCTATTGTTAAGGGGTCAATGTACAATTGGTACTTTCATTTTTA ATTATCTCTACGGTATATATGGAGGACTTTCAGTCACTATAGGAGCCCATCGACTATGGGCCCATCGCGCTTATTCCGCCACACTGCCCTTTCGCATATTCCTCATGATAGGGCATACTATAGCCATACAAAACGATCTTTATATTTGG ACGAGAGATCACAGAGTCCATCACAAATTTACAGACCTGAACGCAGATCCACACAATTCCAAGAGAGGTTTCTTTTTTTCCCATATGGGATGGTTGATGTTGAAGAAACATCCCGATGTGATGGAGAAAGGAAAACTAGTAGACATGTCTGACTTACTGCAAGACCCAGTGGTTCGCTTCCAAAGAAA aTATTACATTCCATTGGTTTTCATATTAAGCATCGCATTGCCAATTTTCGTCACACACTATTTTTTCGAACAGACTATTTGGACATCTATACTGGCTGTGAATTTTAGGTTACTAACATCGTTGCATATAACTTGGCTTGTCAACAGTGGAGCTCATATGTGGGGCATGAAACCATACGATAA ATCCATAAATCCTACAGACCACAAAACTATAGCTTGGATGACAATGGGAGAAGGATGGCATAACTACCACCATGTCTTTCCGTGGGACTACAAAGCAGCTGAGTTGGGCAACTACAAATACAACTTTTCGACGTTTTTGTTAGACTGTGCGGGCAAGCTTGGGCTTgcttataattttaaaacagccTCCGACGAAATGATCAAAAagag GGTGCTAAGGACAGGAGATCCATTGCTTTGGAGTACCTTAAGCAAAGATAGTGAATTAAAGTTTGAAACCGACATGAAGGCTCACCATCGCGAGGAGCAAATCTGGGGCTGGGGCGATAAAGACATGAAGAAGGATGAAATAATGGAAGTAAAAAGAAGCTGCAAACAGAAGGTTTCACCATCTacttga